The following proteins are encoded in a genomic region of Syngnathus acus chromosome 22, fSynAcu1.2, whole genome shotgun sequence:
- the rab3gap2 gene encoding rab3 GTPase-activating protein non-catalytic subunit isoform X2, whose translation MSCCLLEFCRLQELKTVRDYLFHGQTEPVEKNQTAQNELSWDTDDWETAWESGINKEQEATSVEESTELSARWLQDCVVSLSPCSDLLVVAHEQKAVFLSAKWRTDDGGREEMTLAVSWSGVLSTEEGERVSSTICIPLASQKRSSTGRPDWTCVVVGFTSGYVRFYTENGVLLLAQLLHEDQVLRLKCRTYEIPRHPGVTEQHEELSILYPAALVTIDGFSLFQSLRACRNQVARAAAAGSDAIQPPPLAYKKWGLQDMDSNVDHCSVGVMTLNVFDQMKNASILGGFNASIKGSPPAMSQYVTVGSGPYAGFYYAVEGSTQPLLSHVALAVASKLTSALFSAASGWLGWNKNKNKNDDETVQKHKPKVEPATPLGIRFGLPDSRRHGESICLSPCNTLAGVTDDFGRVTLLDLNRGIAIRMWKGYRDAQLGWLHVPEEQVSRESSLSTSLPRRHALFLVIYAPRRGILEVWAMQYGPRVGAFTVGKHCRLLYAGYRLLGVNSVTSQGWKIHTHQVCLLDPVTEALRTVNVPFHLALSDKKSEGAKDMHLLKKLTTILKSGEMEPDILESETKSLLLDIKHSSVQKQALESLLSNKNIPVSCLTNITRALLSTLQQQAGEEVDPVLMQLCSSQLKLLQLYTDIQRMNSSADTEQHDEPLDSLGGIESDLARVTPTLERYAKFNSRPSVCFVQDAPDAPLTAQAFLSQIECTDDGHLKLIQCSEAEWKQLGSFIFWACLCGKSSIHQICDKLQRAGISPQQLLSLLLNVWLQREKDVLQTPTECLRNLHALLVLLSNMEGSIEESWDPQSVSPWWQQCRNMLAQTHNSAAALLAAFVAHRAAKASITSRADSKLQSEWEAVSLELEQWVVCVRQLEDVLVLQTLLLVPPIVASAGGPALLCSIKTLLEGGSGGITDNVSKWVFRHNLAPEQLNEILQKPEDEDVKESQENADGTAGLLVALCKRFPHSLSPNLLFAHCCWEYVVQWNKDPEEGVHLCRAMEHLKLVSSPHIQLGICTMMWSTFLVKRFSAAAFLIEKVGKSPKDRLCRRDVGMGDKALTSFLGCCVQLLQVLMEVTGLLVKNQCPLSFVNYFADSAVAEVPPPELSVEEVWCGAEGPASIAELAMEQKGVHYPLVQHHCLLASLLHAALTFSLKVKPLSLFDSKGKNAFFRDLTTIQLMPSGDMDPALVLSRQEFLLRVLAAWVQSIDDASVADASAGPRTPPSSGPRAEWWPSLCLELGGLLQVSPDNLRRHLVCQLYNQGLDSQAEEVMLEVEDKDVLGSQLLMITGQRLSYSLLRSQNQTQPAMELLARLPPTLCTWLKAMDPSELRCPLVPLHQTSRLVGCVIEMLPENHGQYSLALHLLEAVDVLTAED comes from the exons ATGTCCTGCTGTTTGTTGGAGTTTTGTCGTCTCCAAGAGCTCAAGACAGTGAGAGACTATTTGTTCCACGGTCAGACTGAGCCAGTGGAGAAGAATCAAACAG CTCAAAATGAACTATCGTGGGACACGGATGACTGGGAAACAGCCTGGGAAAGTGGCATCAACAAAGAGCAAGAAGCTACATCG GTGGAGGAAAGCACCGAGTTAAGTGCACGGTGGCTGCAGGACTGTGTGGTATCCCTGTCTCCCTGCTCAGATCTGCTTGTGGTGGCTCATGAACAAAAGGCTGTTTTTCTCTCAG CTAAGTGGCGAACAGATGATGGTGGCAGAGAAGAGATGACCCTGGCTGTGTCTTGGAGTGGAGTACTCAGCACTGAAGAAGG AGAGCGTGTGAGCAGCACCATCTGTATACCACTGGCAAGCCAGAAAAG GAGTTCTACCGGGAGACCGGATTGGACATGTGTGGTTGTGGGTTTCACTTCTGGCTATGTCCGCTTCTACACAGAG AATGGGGTTTTGCTCCTGGCTCAACTGCTTCACGAGGACCAAGTTTTAAGGCTAAAGTGTCGCACATACGAGATCCCTCGCCATCCCGGTGTAACTGAGCAG CATGAAGAGTTAAGCATCCTCTACCCTGCTGCACTGGTCACCATCGATGGTTTCAGCCTCTTCCAGTCACTGCGGGCTTGCAGGAACCAGGTGGCAAGAG CGGCAGCTGCTGGTAGTGATGCAATTCAACCTCCTCCCCTGGCTTATAAGAAATGGGGTCTCCAGGATATGGACAGTAATGTAGACCACTGTAGTGTGG GTGTCATGACACTCAATGTGTTTGATCAGATGAAGAATGCCtctattttgggggggttcAATGCTTCAATCAAAGGCAGTCCTCCAGCCATGAGCCAGTACGTCACAGTAGGAAGCGGCCCCTACGCTGGCTTTTACTATGCGGTCGAG GGAAGCACCCAGCCTCTTCTTTCTCATGTGGCTCTCGCTGTGGCCAGTAAACTTACATCAGCCCTATTCAGTGCTGCCAG TGGTTGGCTAGGATGGAACAAGAACAAGAACAAGAATGACGATGAGACTGTCCAGAAACACAAGCCCAAGGTTGAACCTGCAACACCACTGGGGATCAG ATTTGGTCTCCCAGACTCTCGCCGCCATGGCGAGTCCATTTGCTTATCACCTTGCAACACGCTAGCCGGAGTGACGGACGACTTTGGTCGAGTCACTCTGCTGGACCTAAACAGAGGGATTGCAATTCGCATGTGGAAAG GTTATAGAGATGCCCAATTGGGTTGGCTGCATGTTCCAGAGGAGCAAGTCAGTCGGGAAAGTTCCCTCTCAACTTCGCTCCCCAGACGCCATGCATTATTTTTGGTTATTTACGCCCCCCGCAGGGGAATCCTGGAGGTATGGGCGATGCAGTACGGACCTCGAGTGGGCGCATTTACTGTGGGCAAACACTGCAG GCTGCTGTACGCCGGTTACCGTCTGTTAGGGGTGAACAGTGTAACCAGTCAGGGATGGAAGATCCACACCCATCAAGTGTGTTTGCTGGATCCCGTCACAGAAGCCCTGAGGACTGTCAATGTTCCCTTCCACCTGGCCCTCAG TGACAAGAAGAGTGAAGGAGCCAAAGATATGCATTTGTTAAAGAAACTGACAACAATACTCAAGAGCGGAGAAATGGAGCCTG ATATTTTGGAGAGTGAGACCAAAAGCCTGTTGCTGGATATCAAACATTCCTCCGTTCAAAAACAG GCTTTAGAGTCTTTGCTGTCCAACAAGAACATTCCTGTTTCATGTCTCACAAACATCACGCGCGCCTTACTCAGCACTCTGCAGCAGCAAG CTGGCGAAGAAGTGGATCCAGTGTTAATGCAGCTGTGCTCCTCCCAGCTCAAACTGCTTCAGCTTTACACCGACATCCAGCGCATGAACTCTTCTGCCGACACCGAGCAGCATGATGAACCT CTGGACTCCCTTGGTGGAATTGAGAGTGATTTGGCACGCGTGACTCCCACCTTGGAACGCTACGCCAAGTTCAACTCCAGGCCCagcgtttgttttgttcaagatgCACCGGACGCACCTCTGACTGCCCAAGCCTTCCTATCGCAGATTGAATGCACAGACGATGGGCACTTGAAGCTTATCCAGTGTTCCGAAGCAGAATGGAAGCAGCTAG GGAGCTTCATCTTCTGGGCTTGTCTATGTGGTAAAAGCTCGATACATCAAATCTGTGACAAATTGCAACGGGCTGGCATCAGTCCACAGCAGCTACTA TCTCTGTTGTTAAATGTCTGGTTGCAACGGGAAAAGGATGTGCTCCAAACCCCGACAGAATGTCTGAGAAATCTTCACGCGCTTCTGGTTCTGCTTAGCAACATGGAGG GTTCCATAGAAGAGTCATGGGACCCCCAGTCTGTCTCACCTTGGTGGCAGCAGTGCCGTAACATGTTGGCGCAAACGCACAACTCTGCAGCCGCTCTGCTGGCTGCTTTTGTCGCTCATCGTGCCGCTAAGGCCAGCATCACCAGCAGGGCGGACAGCAAG TTACAGTCCGAGTGGGAAGCAGTGTCTTTGGAGCTGGAGCAATGGGTGGTGTGTGTTCGTCAGCTGGAGGATGTACTGGTGCTGCAGACGCTACTCTTAGTACCGCCGATTGTTGCATCAGCAGGAGGCCCTGCGTTGCTGTGTTCCATCAAAACACTGCTGGAGGGAGGCTCAG GTGGCATCACTGACAATGTCTCCAAGTGGGTGTTCAGGCATAACCTGGCTCCCGAGCAACTAAATGAAATCCTTCAGAAgccagaggatgaagatgtgAAAGAAAGTCAAGAGAACGCAGATGGAACAGCAG GGCTGTTGGTGGCACTGTGCAAACGCTTTCCACACTCCCTCTCGCCAAACTTGCTCTTTGCTCATTGCTGCTGGGAGTATGTGGTGCAGTGGAACAAAGATCCAGAG GAGGGTGTCCACTTGTGCCGGGCCATGGAACATCTGAAGCTGGTTTCCAGTCCGCATATCCAACTAG GTATTTGCACAATGATGTGGAGTACCTTTCTTGTCAAACGTTTCTCTGCAGCAGCCTTCCTCATCGAGAAG GTGGGCAAATCACCCAAAGATCGCCTTTGCCGACGG GATGTAGGAATGGGAGACAAAGCTTTGACCTCCTTTTTGGGATGCTGTGTCCAGCTGCTGCAGGTCCTCATGGAGGTGACTGGACTCTTGGTTAAGAATCAGTGCCCATTGTCTTTTGTCAACTACTTT GCGGACTCCGCCGTAGCTGAAGTTCCTCCTCCGGAGCTTTCGGTGGAGGAGGTTTGGTGTGGTGCCGAAGGCCCGGCCTCCATAGCTGAACTTGCCATGGAGCAGAAAGGTGTCCACTATCCCCTGGTGCAGCACCACTGTCTGCTCGCCTCCTTGCTACATGCCGCCTTGACTTTCAGCCTCAAGGTCAAACCCCTCAGCCTGTTTGACAGCAAG GGTAAGAATGCTTTCTTTCGAGACCTGACCACCATTCAGCTAATGCCAAGTGGAGATATGGACCCAGCACTGGTCCTATCACGACAGGAG TTCCTTCTGCGGGTGCTAGCCGCCTGGGTGCAGTCCATCGACGATGCGTCCGTGGCCGACGCGAGCGCAGGGCCCCGGACGCCTCCCTCGAGCGGCCCCCGGGCCGAGTGGTGGCCCTCGCTGTGTCTGGAGCTGGGCGGGCTGCTGCAGGTCTCCCCCGACAACCTGCGACGACACCTAGTTTGCCAGCTCTACAACCAAGGCCTGGACTCGCAGGCGGAAGAG GTGATGTTAGAGGTGGAAGACAAGGACGTGCTGGGCTCTCAGCTGCTGATGATCACAGGACAAAGGCTGAGCTACTCGCTGCTGCGGAGTCAGAACCAAACACAGCCTGCTATGGAGCTACTCGCCCGCCTGCCTCCCACCCTGTGCACATGGCTCAAAGCTATG GACCCCAGTGAGCTGCGGTGCCCCCTGGTGCCCCTCCATCAGACCAGCAGGCTGGTGGGCTGCGTGATCGAGATGCTTCCCGAGAACCATGGCCAGTACAGCCTGGCACTGCACCTATTAGAAGCCGTGGACGTCCTTACGGCGGAAGACTGA
- the rab3gap2 gene encoding rab3 GTPase-activating protein non-catalytic subunit isoform X4, with protein MSCCLLEFCRLQELKTVRDYLFHGQTEPVEKNQTAQNELSWDTDDWETAWESGINKEQEATSVEESTELSARWLQDCVVSLSPCSDLLVVAHEQKAVFLSAKWRTDDGGREEMTLAVSWSGVLSTEEGERVSSTICIPLASQKRSSTGRPDWTCVVVGFTSGYVRFYTENGVLLLAQLLHEDQVLRLKCRTYEIPRHPGVTEQHEELSILYPAALVTIDGFSLFQSLRACRNQVARAAAAGSDAIQPPPLAYKKWGLQDMDSNVDHCSVGVMTLNVFDQMKNASILGGFNASIKGSPPAMSQYVTVGSGPYAGFYYAVEGSTQPLLSHVALAVASKLTSALFSAASGWLGWNKNKNKNDDETVQKHKPKVEPATPLGIRFGLPDSRRHGESICLSPCNTLAGVTDDFGRVTLLDLNRGIAIRMWKGYRDAQLGWLHVPEEQVSRESSLSTSLPRRHALFLVIYAPRRGILEVWAMQYGPRVGAFTVGKHCRLLYAGYRLLGVNSVTSQGWKIHTHQVCLLDPVTEALRTVNVPFHLALSDKKSEGAKDMHLLKKLTTILKSGEMEPDILESETKSLLLDIKHSSVQKQALESLLSNKNIPVSCLTNITRALLSTLQQQAGEEVDPVLMQLCSSQLKLLQLYTDIQRMNSSADTEQHDEPLDSLGGIESDLARVTPTLERYAKFNSRPSVCFVQDAPDAPLTAQAFLSQIECTDDGHLKLIQCSEAEWKQLGSFIFWACLCGKSSIHQICDKLQRAGISPQQLLSLLLNVWLQREKDVLQTPTECLRNLHALLVLLSNMEGSIEESWDPQSVSPWWQQCRNMLAQTHNSAAALLAAFVAHRAAKASITSRADSKLQSEWEAVSLELEQWVVCVRQLEDVLVLQTLLLVPPIVASAGGPALLCSIKTLLEGGSGGITDNVSKWVFRHNLAPEQLNEILQKPEDEDVKESQENADGTAGLLVALCKRFPHSLSPNLLFAHCCWEYVVQWNKDPEEGVHLCRAMEHLKLVSSPHIQLGICTMMWSTFLVKRFSAAAFLIEKVGKSPKDRLCRRDVGMGDKALTSFLGCCVQLLQVLMEADSAVAEVPPPELSVEEVWCGAEGPASIAELAMEQKGVHYPLVQHHCLLASLLHAALTFSLKVKPLSLFDSKGKNAFFRDLTTIQLMPSGDMDPALVLSRQEFLLRVLAAWVQSIDDASVADASAGPRTPPSSGPRAEWWPSLCLELGGLLQVSPDNLRRHLVCQLYNQGLDSQAEEVMLEVEDKDVLGSQLLMITGQRLSYSLLRSQNQTQPAMELLARLPPTLCTWLKAMDPSELRCPLVPLHQTSRLVGCVIEMLPENHGQYSLALHLLEAVDVLTAED; from the exons ATGTCCTGCTGTTTGTTGGAGTTTTGTCGTCTCCAAGAGCTCAAGACAGTGAGAGACTATTTGTTCCACGGTCAGACTGAGCCAGTGGAGAAGAATCAAACAG CTCAAAATGAACTATCGTGGGACACGGATGACTGGGAAACAGCCTGGGAAAGTGGCATCAACAAAGAGCAAGAAGCTACATCG GTGGAGGAAAGCACCGAGTTAAGTGCACGGTGGCTGCAGGACTGTGTGGTATCCCTGTCTCCCTGCTCAGATCTGCTTGTGGTGGCTCATGAACAAAAGGCTGTTTTTCTCTCAG CTAAGTGGCGAACAGATGATGGTGGCAGAGAAGAGATGACCCTGGCTGTGTCTTGGAGTGGAGTACTCAGCACTGAAGAAGG AGAGCGTGTGAGCAGCACCATCTGTATACCACTGGCAAGCCAGAAAAG GAGTTCTACCGGGAGACCGGATTGGACATGTGTGGTTGTGGGTTTCACTTCTGGCTATGTCCGCTTCTACACAGAG AATGGGGTTTTGCTCCTGGCTCAACTGCTTCACGAGGACCAAGTTTTAAGGCTAAAGTGTCGCACATACGAGATCCCTCGCCATCCCGGTGTAACTGAGCAG CATGAAGAGTTAAGCATCCTCTACCCTGCTGCACTGGTCACCATCGATGGTTTCAGCCTCTTCCAGTCACTGCGGGCTTGCAGGAACCAGGTGGCAAGAG CGGCAGCTGCTGGTAGTGATGCAATTCAACCTCCTCCCCTGGCTTATAAGAAATGGGGTCTCCAGGATATGGACAGTAATGTAGACCACTGTAGTGTGG GTGTCATGACACTCAATGTGTTTGATCAGATGAAGAATGCCtctattttgggggggttcAATGCTTCAATCAAAGGCAGTCCTCCAGCCATGAGCCAGTACGTCACAGTAGGAAGCGGCCCCTACGCTGGCTTTTACTATGCGGTCGAG GGAAGCACCCAGCCTCTTCTTTCTCATGTGGCTCTCGCTGTGGCCAGTAAACTTACATCAGCCCTATTCAGTGCTGCCAG TGGTTGGCTAGGATGGAACAAGAACAAGAACAAGAATGACGATGAGACTGTCCAGAAACACAAGCCCAAGGTTGAACCTGCAACACCACTGGGGATCAG ATTTGGTCTCCCAGACTCTCGCCGCCATGGCGAGTCCATTTGCTTATCACCTTGCAACACGCTAGCCGGAGTGACGGACGACTTTGGTCGAGTCACTCTGCTGGACCTAAACAGAGGGATTGCAATTCGCATGTGGAAAG GTTATAGAGATGCCCAATTGGGTTGGCTGCATGTTCCAGAGGAGCAAGTCAGTCGGGAAAGTTCCCTCTCAACTTCGCTCCCCAGACGCCATGCATTATTTTTGGTTATTTACGCCCCCCGCAGGGGAATCCTGGAGGTATGGGCGATGCAGTACGGACCTCGAGTGGGCGCATTTACTGTGGGCAAACACTGCAG GCTGCTGTACGCCGGTTACCGTCTGTTAGGGGTGAACAGTGTAACCAGTCAGGGATGGAAGATCCACACCCATCAAGTGTGTTTGCTGGATCCCGTCACAGAAGCCCTGAGGACTGTCAATGTTCCCTTCCACCTGGCCCTCAG TGACAAGAAGAGTGAAGGAGCCAAAGATATGCATTTGTTAAAGAAACTGACAACAATACTCAAGAGCGGAGAAATGGAGCCTG ATATTTTGGAGAGTGAGACCAAAAGCCTGTTGCTGGATATCAAACATTCCTCCGTTCAAAAACAG GCTTTAGAGTCTTTGCTGTCCAACAAGAACATTCCTGTTTCATGTCTCACAAACATCACGCGCGCCTTACTCAGCACTCTGCAGCAGCAAG CTGGCGAAGAAGTGGATCCAGTGTTAATGCAGCTGTGCTCCTCCCAGCTCAAACTGCTTCAGCTTTACACCGACATCCAGCGCATGAACTCTTCTGCCGACACCGAGCAGCATGATGAACCT CTGGACTCCCTTGGTGGAATTGAGAGTGATTTGGCACGCGTGACTCCCACCTTGGAACGCTACGCCAAGTTCAACTCCAGGCCCagcgtttgttttgttcaagatgCACCGGACGCACCTCTGACTGCCCAAGCCTTCCTATCGCAGATTGAATGCACAGACGATGGGCACTTGAAGCTTATCCAGTGTTCCGAAGCAGAATGGAAGCAGCTAG GGAGCTTCATCTTCTGGGCTTGTCTATGTGGTAAAAGCTCGATACATCAAATCTGTGACAAATTGCAACGGGCTGGCATCAGTCCACAGCAGCTACTA TCTCTGTTGTTAAATGTCTGGTTGCAACGGGAAAAGGATGTGCTCCAAACCCCGACAGAATGTCTGAGAAATCTTCACGCGCTTCTGGTTCTGCTTAGCAACATGGAGG GTTCCATAGAAGAGTCATGGGACCCCCAGTCTGTCTCACCTTGGTGGCAGCAGTGCCGTAACATGTTGGCGCAAACGCACAACTCTGCAGCCGCTCTGCTGGCTGCTTTTGTCGCTCATCGTGCCGCTAAGGCCAGCATCACCAGCAGGGCGGACAGCAAG TTACAGTCCGAGTGGGAAGCAGTGTCTTTGGAGCTGGAGCAATGGGTGGTGTGTGTTCGTCAGCTGGAGGATGTACTGGTGCTGCAGACGCTACTCTTAGTACCGCCGATTGTTGCATCAGCAGGAGGCCCTGCGTTGCTGTGTTCCATCAAAACACTGCTGGAGGGAGGCTCAG GTGGCATCACTGACAATGTCTCCAAGTGGGTGTTCAGGCATAACCTGGCTCCCGAGCAACTAAATGAAATCCTTCAGAAgccagaggatgaagatgtgAAAGAAAGTCAAGAGAACGCAGATGGAACAGCAG GGCTGTTGGTGGCACTGTGCAAACGCTTTCCACACTCCCTCTCGCCAAACTTGCTCTTTGCTCATTGCTGCTGGGAGTATGTGGTGCAGTGGAACAAAGATCCAGAG GAGGGTGTCCACTTGTGCCGGGCCATGGAACATCTGAAGCTGGTTTCCAGTCCGCATATCCAACTAG GTATTTGCACAATGATGTGGAGTACCTTTCTTGTCAAACGTTTCTCTGCAGCAGCCTTCCTCATCGAGAAG GTGGGCAAATCACCCAAAGATCGCCTTTGCCGACGG GATGTAGGAATGGGAGACAAAGCTTTGACCTCCTTTTTGGGATGCTGTGTCCAGCTGCTGCAGGTCCTCATGGAG GCGGACTCCGCCGTAGCTGAAGTTCCTCCTCCGGAGCTTTCGGTGGAGGAGGTTTGGTGTGGTGCCGAAGGCCCGGCCTCCATAGCTGAACTTGCCATGGAGCAGAAAGGTGTCCACTATCCCCTGGTGCAGCACCACTGTCTGCTCGCCTCCTTGCTACATGCCGCCTTGACTTTCAGCCTCAAGGTCAAACCCCTCAGCCTGTTTGACAGCAAG GGTAAGAATGCTTTCTTTCGAGACCTGACCACCATTCAGCTAATGCCAAGTGGAGATATGGACCCAGCACTGGTCCTATCACGACAGGAG TTCCTTCTGCGGGTGCTAGCCGCCTGGGTGCAGTCCATCGACGATGCGTCCGTGGCCGACGCGAGCGCAGGGCCCCGGACGCCTCCCTCGAGCGGCCCCCGGGCCGAGTGGTGGCCCTCGCTGTGTCTGGAGCTGGGCGGGCTGCTGCAGGTCTCCCCCGACAACCTGCGACGACACCTAGTTTGCCAGCTCTACAACCAAGGCCTGGACTCGCAGGCGGAAGAG GTGATGTTAGAGGTGGAAGACAAGGACGTGCTGGGCTCTCAGCTGCTGATGATCACAGGACAAAGGCTGAGCTACTCGCTGCTGCGGAGTCAGAACCAAACACAGCCTGCTATGGAGCTACTCGCCCGCCTGCCTCCCACCCTGTGCACATGGCTCAAAGCTATG GACCCCAGTGAGCTGCGGTGCCCCCTGGTGCCCCTCCATCAGACCAGCAGGCTGGTGGGCTGCGTGATCGAGATGCTTCCCGAGAACCATGGCCAGTACAGCCTGGCACTGCACCTATTAGAAGCCGTGGACGTCCTTACGGCGGAAGACTGA